Below is a genomic region from Flavobacterium ginsengisoli.
CCGCCTGCGCAGATGGTACTGCAGTTATGTGGGAGAGTATGTCGTCGCCTTTCTTTTGAAAACCCTATCCAAACCGGATAGGGTTTTTTGTTTTATACGCAGTTTTTTAAAGTATCAGATTTAAGATGTCTCTTCTAATTCGAACGAAATGTTTTAAAGAGAATAATTTTTATTATTGGCGACTACTTCTTCTTTTATTAACTCTTCTGCCTTCATAAAAAAAAACTAAAGCGTAGAGTTTGGTTGGGATAGAAATTTCAATAAGCTAATAATCTTTGGAATATAAAATTCAAATAAATTTTGACATCCTATAATAATTTATTTAAGAATGATATTTAAACTGTCTAAATAATAAAACCTATTGGAAAAATTAGCATTGAGATGGCTTATGAAAAATCCTCAAACTTAACGTATCAAATAACTCGAAGCTTAGTTAGGAAAGAATAGGAGTTACTTGGTCTTTAAAAAAAATATAGAAATACCTGAGCACGAGCTAAAAATCGAGATTGTAAATAGTCTGGTTCAAAGCAGTCCAGTAAATAAATCATATATAAAGGCTTAGTCTTTGTAAGATATGTCGATTGTTTGGATATGGTAAACGAGCTTATTATAACGAAGATCATATCAATCATAGCTAGGTCCCGATAAAGAGTATCTCAAATCTTTGATAATATCGATTCGTCAAAAGATTCTAAAAATAGGCGACAGAAAACTGTATTATATGCCGAAAGATGATTTAAAAGTATATCAGATAAAAATTGACAGAGATAAATTATTTGATTTTTTGCGCAATTAATATTTATTAGTCCTTAAAATAAGAAGGTATTACAAGATAACAAACTCAAATCATTGGATGGTTAAATATCCAAATCTAATAAAAGGAATTAGGCTGAATATACTAAGCGGATTTTGGTAGCTGATATTATTTGTCTAAGAATTAAAGTAAAAATATATTGCCTGCATTTGATGCAAATGAATATTCAAAGAAAATTGAAAGTAATAATTTATCAGATGGCTTGATGGATTCTTTTGCATTAGAGGCTTTAAAAATGGCTGTTGCTGTTGGTAATAGAAAAAGCGACAGAAATCTCAGGCACAATTCATAGAGCGATTTTAATATTGCAGTGAAGAATATGTAGGGGTGGATTCTAAAGCAAGATTCTTATGAGTGTGACGCAAAATAATGATCTTTATGAAAATACACCTGGGGAAAGCGTAAAAAGTGTTTTAAAAGAAAAATTTGTATTATCTGAAATCTTTGAGGGTTTTGAGAATCTAAAAAACAAAACTTGAAAGTCTATTTTGCAATCAAATCAGAGTCTGCCTATTGATAATTGTGCTGATTACCAAATCAAGCACATTCCCAAAACAAATAATTTTAAAAAAAAATAATCAGAACAAAAGTAATTCTGTTGTGATTTAAAATATATTACTAATCGTGTGAACCATTTTCCATCCAGATTAATGTGCATATTATATACAAGTGTAGACAAGTTGAAGTTTTGATGATAAATGGGAGCTATTTGCGGCTATGGGCTGGAATCTTATGCGGCCGAAGGCCTTCCCAAAAAGGATTTCCGCTTCCATCGGGGCTAAATGGGCTGTTTTTGATAAGGGGTTTTCTGGGAAGGGGGGCTTAGAGATTGAAAAATTATGCAAAAAAGAGAGCCGGAGACTAAAAACTCCGCAAAATTGGGAAGCGGAACCCCGCGTAAAATATGAAAACAATAAAGATGTTAGGGGAAAACCTACAGATTCTAAAAAAAACTTTAATCTGTAAAGGGTGTGTTATGAGACAGTTAAGAAAAAGATTGGAAAAAGATTGAAAAAAGCGGCTAAAAAAGCTTGGAAAAGCGGAAAAAGGTTCTACTTTTGCACCCGCAACAGCGAAACGCTCATCGAAATGCCGGCAAGGGAATAAGAATTAAAAAGGGAATAAATTTTCTAAAAAAAAAGATTCGAAAAAGCTTGCGAGATTTGAAAAAGCGATTTACATTTGCACCCCGCAAAACACGGAAAGCTCTTTGATAGACTGGGAAGGAAAAAGGAAAATGGAGGCGAAAATAAAGCTTCAAAATTTTTCAAATTTTTTCTTGCAGGTTTAAAAAATTAGTTTTAGTTTTGCACCCGCTTTGAAACACAAGCGGTGAAGAAATAAAGACACGTTCGTAGACATATTGAATTGACAGCCGTTCTGAAAGAGATTTCAGAACATAAAGAATAAGAGCATTAGAATCGAGAGATTCGATAAAGAACCGCTAAGTTTAGCGCATCGCAATATAATATTAAAATATACGATGAAGAGTTTGATCCTGGCTCAGGATGAACGCTAGCGGCAGGCTTAACACATGCAAGTCGAGGGGTAGAGCACTTCGGTGCTTGAGACCGGCGCACGGGTGCGTAACGCGTATGCAATCTGCCTTTCACAGAGGGATAGCCCAGAGAAATTTGGATTAATACCTCATAGCATACTAAGTTGGCATCAACCTAGTATTAAAGTCACAACGGTGAAAGATGAGCATGCGTCCCATTAGCTAGTTGGTAAGGTAACGGCTTACCAAGGCGACGATGGGTAGGGGTCCTGAGAGGGAGATCCCCCACACTGGTACTGAGACACGGACCAGACTCCTACGGGAGGCAGCAGTGAGGAATATTGGTCAATGGGCGCAAGCCTGAACCAGCCATGCCGCGTGCAGGATGACGGTCCTATGGATTGTAAACTGCTTTTGTACGGGAAGAAACACTCCTTCGTGAAGGAGCTTGACGGTACCGTAAGAATAAGGATCGGCTAACTCCGTGCCAGCAGCCGCGGTAATACGGAGGATCCAAGCGTTATCCGGAATCATTGGGTTTAAAGGGTCCGTAGGCGGTCTTGTAAGTCAGTGGTGAAAGCCCATCGCTCAACGGTGGAACGGCCATTGATACTGCAGGACTTGAATTATTGGGAAGTAACTAGAATATGTAGTGTAGCGGTGAAATGCTTAGAGATTACATGGAATACCAATTGCGAAGGCAGGTTACTACCAATTTATTGACGCTGATGGACGAAAGCGTGGGTAGCGAACAGGATTAGATACCCTGGTAGTCCACGCCGTAAACGATGGATACTAGCTGTTGGGGGCAACTTCAGTGGCTAAGCGAAAGTGATAAGTATCCCACCTGGGGAGTACGTTCGCAAGAATGAAACTCAAAGGAATTGACGGGGGCCCGCACAAGCGGTGGAGCATGTGGTTTAATTCGATGATACGCGAGGAACCTTACCAAGGCTTAAATGCAGACTGACCGATTTGGAAACAGATCTTTCGCAAGACAGTTTACAAGGTGCTGCATGGTTGTCGTCAGCTCGTGCCGTGAGGTGTCAGGTTAAGTCCTATAACGAGCGCAACCCCTGTTGTTAGTTGCCAGCGAGTAGTGTCGGGAACTCTAACAAGACTGCCAGTGCAAACTGTGAGGAAGGTGGGGATGACGTCAAATCATCACGGCCCTTACGCCTTGGGCTACACACGTGCTACAATGGCCGGTACAGAGAGCAGCCACCTCGCGAGGGGGAGCGAATCTATAAAGCCGGTCACAGTTCGGATCGGAGTCTGCAACTCGACTCCGTGAAGCTGGAATCGCTAGTAATCGGATATCAGCCATGATCCGGTGAATACGTTCCCGGGCCTTGTACACACCGCCCGTCAAGCCATGGAAGCTGGGGGTGCCTGAAGTCGGTGACCGCAAGGAGCTGCCTAGGGTAAAACTGGTAACTAGGGCTAAGTCGTAACAAGGTAGCCGTACCGGAAGGTGCGGCTGGAACACCTCCTTTCTAGAGCCCTAATGTTAGTGCTTGCACACGTTTGGGAAATAAGATGCGCAGCATCGGTTTTTTGGATCTTGAAATTGTATTGCTCTTGCTGTTAATTTAAAAAAATGATAAAACTTAAGTAAAACAGAGTCTCGTAGCTCAGCTGGTTAGAGTACTACACTGATAATGTAGGGGTCGGCAGTTCGAGTCTGCCCGGGACTACTATTTGACTTAAAAGAAGGAAATTCTAGAGTTGAAAGGTTACGAATTACAAAAAAAATTCATAATTCATAATTCACAATTCATAATTAGATTGGGGGATTAGCTCAGCTGGCTAGAGCGCCTGCCTTGCACGCAGGAGGTCAACGGTTCGACTCCGTTATTCTCCACAGGTCCGAAAGGGCATAAGTTCATTGACATATTGGGATAAGAAAATAATAAGAAAGTAGAAAGCGTTTTCTGTTATGGCAGCAATGCATATGATAGGAAACAAAACAAAACGGATCATATTAAATTATGATTTGGTGCAATAAGCAAAATAAGGGCGCATGGGGAATGCCTAGGCTCTCAGAGGCGATGAAGGACGTGATAAGTCGCGAAAAGCTGCGGGGACGGGCACACACCGATCGATCCGCAGATATCCGAATGGGGCAACCCGCTATGTTGAAGACATAGCACACCGATAGGTGGGCAAACCCGCTGAACTGAAACATCTAAGTAGGCGGAGGAGAAGAAAACAAAAGTGATTCCGTAAGTAGTGGCGAGCGAACGCGGATTAGCCCAAACCAGCATTGTTATGGCATTGTTGGGGTTGTAGGACCGCGACATTTCATGCGCAAGGAACCGGAAGCTTCTGGAAAGGAGCGCCATAGAGGGTGACAGCCCCGTATGGGTAACGAGTGTAATGGATAGCGGTATCCTGAGTAGGGCGGGGCACGTGAAACCCTGTCTGAATTTGGCGGGACCATCCGCTAAGGCTAAATACTCCTGAGAGACCGATAGTGAACCAGTACCGTGAGGGAAAGGTGAAAAGAACCGTGAATAACGGAGTGAAATAGATCCTGAAACCATGCGCTTACAAGCGGTCGGAGCCCTTTCGTGGGGTGACGGCGTGCCTTTTGCATAATGAGCCTACGAGTTAACGCTGCTGGCAAGGATAAGTGGTTAAGCCATGGATCCGCAGCGAAAGCGAGTCTGAATAGGGCGCTTTAGTCAGTAGTGTTAGACGCGAAACCGTGTGATCTACCCATGGGCAGGTTGAAGCTGTGGTAACACACAGTGGAGGACCGAACCGGTTGACGTTGAAAAGTCTTCGGATGACCTGTGGGTAGGGGTGAAAGGCCAATCAAACTCGGAAATAGCTCGTACTCCCCGAAATGCATTTAGGTGCAGCGCTGGATATAGTTATATAGAGGTAGAGCTACTGATTGGATGCGGGGGCTTCACCGCCTACCAATTCCTGACAAACTCCGAATGCTATATAATGTTTACCAGCAGTGAGGGCTTGGGTGCTAAGGTCCAAGTCCGAGAGGGAAAGAACCCAGACCATCAGCTAAGGTCCCCAAATATATGCTAAGTTGAAAGAACGAGGTTTGTCTGCCCAGACAGCTAGGATGTTGGCTTGGAAGCAGCCATTCATTTAAAGAGTGCGTAACAGCTCACTAGTCGAGCGGACGAGCATGGATAATAATCGGGCATAAGCATATTACCGAAGCTATGGATTTGTATGCAAATACAAGTGGTAGGGGAGCATTCTGACAGGGCTGAAGGTGTATCGTAAGGTATGCTGGACCGGTCAGAAAAGAAAATGTAGGCATAAGTAACGATAATGCGGGCGAGAAACCCGCACACCGAAAAACTAAGGTTTCCACAGCTATGCTAATCAGCTGTGGGTTAGTCTGGACCTAAGGCGAACCCGAAAGGGACAGTCGATGGCCAACGGGTTAATATTCCCGTACTTCTTATTGCTGTGATGGGGTGACGGAGTGATGAAAGCGCCGCGAACTGACGGAATAGTTCGTTAAAGCACCTAGCTATAGGCTCTATAGGCAAATCCGTAGAGCTTGGCGAAATGCGATAGTACTCGGAGTCTTCGGACAAAGAGATAGTGCGCCTAAGGGCTTCCAAGAAAAACCTCTAAACTTCAGGCAATAAGAACCAGTACCGTAAACCGACACAGGTAGTTGAGGAGAGAATCCTAAGGTGCTCGAGAGATTCATGGCTAAGGAATTAGGCAAAATAGACCTGTAACTTCGGGAGAAAGGTCGCCCCGAGCAATCGGGGCCGCAGTGAAGAGGTCCAGGCGACTGTTTATCAAAAACACAGGGCTCTGCAAAATCGTAAGATGAAGTATAGGGCCTGACACCTGCCCGGTGCTGGAAGGTTAAGAGGAGATGTTATCTTCGGAGAAGCATTGAATTGAAGCCCCAGTAAACGGCGGCCGTAACTATAACGGTCCTAAGGTAGCGAAATTCCTTGTCGGGTAAGTTCCGACCTGCACGAATGGTGTAACGATCTGGACACTGTCTCAGCCATGAGCTCGGTGAAATTGTAGTAACGGTGAAGATGCCGTTTACCCGCAGTGGGACGAAAAGACCCTGTGCACCTTTACTATAGCTTAGTATTGACCTTGGATAAATGATGTGTAGGATAGGTTGGAGACTATGAAGCGGCGTCGCCAGGCGTTGTGGAGTCATTGTTGAAATACAACCCTTTGTTTATCTGAGGCCTAACCCCGCAATGTGGGGGACAGTGCTTGGTGGGTAGTTTGACTGGGGTGGTCGCCTCCAAAAGAGTAACGGAGGCTTCTAAAGGTTCCCTCAGTACGCTTGGTAACCGTGCGTAGAGTGCAATGGCATAAGGGAGCTTGACTGAGAGACATACAGGTCGATCAGGTACGAAAGTAGAGCATAGTGATCCGGTGGTTCCGCATGGAAGGGCCATCGCTCAAAGGATAAAAGGTACGCCGGGGATAACAGGCTGATCTCCCCCAAGAGCTCATATCGACGGGGGGGTTTGGCACCTCGATGTCGGCTCGTCACATCCTGGGGCTGGAGAAGGTCCCAAGGGTTGGGCTGTTCGCCCATTAAAGTGGCACGCGAGCTGGGTTCAGAACGTCGTGAGACAGTTCGGTCTCTATCTACTGCGGGCGTTAGAAATTTGAGTGGATCTGATTCTAGTACGAGAGGACCGAATTGGACTAACCTCTAGTGTATCTGTTGTCCCGCCAGGGGCACCGCAGAGTAGCTACGTTGGGAAGGGATAAGCGCTGAAAGCATATAAGCGCGAAACCCACCACAAGATGAGATTTCTTTTAAGGATCGTGGAAGATGACCACGTTGATAGGCTACAGATGTAAAGGCAGTAATGTCATAGTCGAGTAGTACTAATAATCCGTAAGCTTATGCACACCCTTTTCCCGATCCGCCCAGGTGGATCGGGAGGAAACTTTCTAAAATAAGGCTTATTTGTTTCTTTATCCCAGTATGTTAAAATATTTGCCCGTCGCGGGCAGGTCGCAAAGCGAAAATTTCAAAGCCTCAAAGTGAAAACTTTAGACTTTATGGCCTTCGGCTTTGGACTTAAAAACCTTAAGGTGGTTATTGCGGCGGGGCTCACCTCTTCCCATCCCGAACAGAGAAGTTAAGCCCGCCTGCGCAGATGGTACTGCAGTTATGTGGGAGAGTATGTCGTCGCCTTTCTTTTGAAAACCCTATCCAAACCGGATAGGGTTTTTTGTTTTATACGCAGTTTTTTAAAGTATCAGATTTAAGATGTCTCTTCTAATTCGAACGAAATGTTTTAAAGACAATAATTTTTATTATTGGCACTACTTCTTCTTTTTTGCAATAAGGCGTTAAAAGGCATGAAATGCATTAAAAAAGGCAGGTTCGGTTTGTAGTTTGCTGGTCGAATTTAGTTTTTGTCTTAATTAAGTTTTATTTTTGATTTATTATGGAATTAAAAAATAAATGGAAGAGCTGATTCTAATTATAAATAGTTTTCAGGAATTAGATTTGGAGACTGAGCAGGCTATTAAAAAAAGTTTTGCCGAAGAAATTTTTAAGAAAGGCGAATTTCTTGTTGAAGAAACTAAGGTTTGTAATAAAATCTATTTTATTAAATCGGGTGCGGTTAGAAGATTTTGTATTGAAGATGGTGTAGAAGTTACCAAATGGATTTATACCAATAATCAATTTGTAACTTCGATGAGCAGTTTTTTTGAGCAGAAACCTTCTTTTGAAAATTTTCAGACTTGTGAAGAAACAATCCTATATTCCTTGTCTTATTCTGATGAGCAGGCTTTATTAGAATATCCGTTATTTGTAAAGTTTCATATTAAACAACTTCGACATTATCTTTCTAAATTAAATGAGTTCAATCATTTATTTCGTCTAATGACTGCAGAGAAAAAATACTTATTTCTTTTAGAGTCATTTCCTCAAATTATTAAAAAAGGTAAACTAAAACACATTGCCTCATTAATTGGCGTGAGTCAGGAAACTTTAAGCAGAATTCGAGCGTCAATTATTTGACATTAGATCAATAAAAAGAATAAAAAGTTTTTCAATTTTTGCTGTTAATTAAAGATTTTAAAATTGAAGAATACGTTTATTCATAAAAATGCTGTTTTGGGTAATAACATCTCGTTAGGAAATGGTGTGACGATTGAGCAGGATGTTGTAATTGGCAATAATAGTCAGATAGGAAATAATGTTACAATTTTAAGCGGAACAAGAATTGGAGAAAATTGCCAAATCCATTCTAATGCTGTTTTGGGTGGTATGCCTCAGGATTTGAAATATAGAGGCGAATACACTCTTCTAGAAATTGGTGACAACAATATAATCAGAGAGTTTGTTACGATTAATAAAGGCACAATTTCTAAGGGTAAAACTAGTATTGGGAATTCGAATCTCATTATGTCAAATGCTCATATTGGGCATGATTGTGTAATAGGAAACAATTCTATTATTGGGTTTAGCGTTGGTATGGCTGGCGAAGTAATTGTTCAGGACTGGGTAAATATAAGTGGCTTAACTGCGATACATCAATTTTCTATTATTGGCGAAAATACCATGATTAGTGGTTTGAGTCGTGTAGTTAAAGATGTTCCGCCATATATTATTGTTGCTCATGAACCCTTACGATTTGCAGGAGTAAATACTGTAGGTTTAAAAGAAGAGAATTTACTTCGGATAAAATTGACGAACTTCGATCTATATATCGCGTTTTATTTCAGGAAAAGAGAAATACTAAATTTGCTTTAGAATTGATTACTGAAAAGTTTCGAAAGACTGTTGAGCGCGATAAAATTTTAAGTTTTGTAGAGCAATCTAAAAGAGGGATAATTAAAGGTTATGAATTTTAATGAGATAAAAGATTGTCTAAATTTTTATATTTATAGTAAATTTTAAAAGAATTTATTATGACTGCTTATAGCGAAAATTTTAAAGTTGATTTTTATTTTGAAAAAGCTGAGAAATGGAAAGCTGAACTAGAACAATTAAGAGATATTGTTTTAGACTGTCACTTGTCGGAAGAATTAAAATGGGGATGTCCGTGTTACACTTTTGATGGAGCCAACATTGTTTTGATTCATGCTTTTAAGGAATATTTTGCTTTTTTGTTTTTTAAAGGAGCTTTAATGAAAGACCCTGATAAAATATTAATTCAGCAATCAAAAAATGTACAAGCGGCACGGCAAGTTCGATTTAGGAGTGTTCAAGATATTTTGGCTAAAAAAGAAATTTTAAAAAAGTATATTTTTGAAGCGACTGAAATTGAAAAGTCAGGAAAAAAAGTTGATCTGAAAAAAGTTTCTGAATTTGAAATTGCCGAAGAACTTCAAAACAAATTTGATAGCGATCCTGATTTTAAAAAAGCTTTTTACACTTTAACTCCAGGAAGACAACGAGGTTATTTACTCCATTTTTCTCAACCGAAACAATCTAAAACTAGAGAAGCTAGAGTAGAGAAAAATATGCCAAGAATTTTGGAGGGAAAAGGTTTGAATGATTGAGGCATTTTATATAAAAAGAAAAACTCCTTTTGAGAAAAAGGAGTTTTTTTGTTTTAAAGCGTTAAGAAATTTGATGTTCGATTGTGTTTTTATTTCGAATAGAAATTATGGACTGAAGTAAAACAGAGGTCATAACCAAACTAATTCCAATATAAAATGAGAAATTAACTGATTGTCCTTCGTTAAAAAATAAAAAGGCTAGTATTATTGAATAAATCGGTTCTAAGTTAAAAGTTAGGTTTATGGTAAAGGCAGGAATCTTTTTGAGTGATTCTGCGAACATTACATAAAGTGCAACTGTACAACAGGAAGCCAAAATCAATAAATAGAATATGTCTGTTAAGTTTGGAATAAAAGTCTGATTTGGAAAATTGTAAAAATAGAATGGCAGAGCGAGTCCTAACACTATAGTTCCGCCAAGCATCTGATAAAAATTAATTAGTTTGCTATCATAAAATTGCACTAACCTTTCATTGTAAATGGTATACAAAGCGGCAAATGCAGACGAAATTACACCTAACAAAATCCCAAGCTGATATGAAGAATCAAAATGAAAAATTAGACTTATTCCCAATAAGGTTAGCATACTTAATAAAATTTGAATCAGATTAAATCTTTTTTTATTGAGAATAGGTTCAAAAAAGGCAGTAAAAAAACTAGTCAAACAATAGCATACAACACCTATAGATATGTTAGAATATTTAATGCTGGCATAGAAAAAAATCCAGTGAATGGTAATAAGAACTCCAGCTTTAGAAATTTTTGCTATTTCAGAAAATGATTTGAGCGTTTTAATATTGTATATTTTTAAAACAAAAAATAGAATAATAGAAGCAAATAATACTCTATACCAAACTAAGGTAATTTCGTTAAGAGAAATAAGTTTTCCGAAAACGCCAGTAAAACCAGCAAGTAAAACTGCAGTATGCAGTATCAAATAAGATTTTTTCATAAAAGTTGTCTATCCTTTTGAGGGATGTATTTTGAATATTAATAATTGAATTGAGGTAAAGACATACAAAATTTGACCAAGAATAATCGGTCTAATGTCAATACTAAAAACGTATTATTAATTTATGGAGGAGGAAGACAACCTTTGAAACTCATGATTAAATTTGAATTTTAGCAAACTTATAAAAAGGATATGGAATGAAAAAGTTAAAAAAGTTATTTAAATGTGAAACTTGAGACGTTTTGCGAGAGAATTGAATAAATCTGATTTTGATTTGAATATTTATTTGTAGAACTTGCGTCGGCACCAAATCACTTTAATTAAGAATATTACAATTTAATGACTACCAACCAATCAACTACAGCAGTTCTTGAAACAAAACAGCATTTTGAAATTTTAGACGGACTAAGAGGCATAGCAGCTTTTGCTGTTGTCGTGTTTCATTTTATGGAATGGATTTTTACAGATCCAAGTCAAAACTTTATTGGACACGGATTTTTAGCTGTTGATTTTTTCTTTTGCCTTTCGGGATTTGTAATTGGATACGCTTATGATGATCGTATTGCAAAAATGGGTCTTCGCAATTTTTTTATATCTAGAATTATAAGATTGCACCCTTTGGTTATAGCGGGATCAATATTAGGATTATTGGCTTTCTTGTTTGATCCGTTTGGAGGGCATTTGGAATTGTATAGCACAGGAAAAATTATTTTGACATTTATATGTTCCTTATTTCTTATTCCGTTTCCAGTTATTGAAGATCGCGGATTTAATTTATTTAGTTTTAATGCTCCTGCATGGTCTCTTTTTTGGGAATATATTGCTAATATCGTTTATGCACTTGTACTTTATAAAATTCGCAAAAACTTTTTAGTTGTTCTTACTTTAATTTCTGCAGTTGCAATTTGTTATGTTGGATATAGTTCCGGAAATTTAATAGGAGGATGGAGTGGACCAACTTTTTGGGACGGCTGCGCCAGAATATCGTACTCTTTTTTGGCCGGATTACTTATTTACCGATCCAATTGGATTATCAAAAATAAATTGGGATTTACCGGATTGACTATTTTATTGCTTTTGGCTTTTGTAATGCCTTTTTCAGAGTGGAATTGGCTGACTGAACCTTTTGTGGTTTTATTTTACTTTCCATTATTAATTTCTTTGGGTGCTGGCGCTCATTTAAAACCTTGTTTGAAAAAGATATGCACATTTTCGGGTAGCATTTCATATCCGTTATATATGACACATTATGCTGTACTATGGATGTTCGGAAATTACTTTGTCAATTATAAACCAAACACAATGCAGCTTACATGTATCGTAACAACGAGTGTGATACTTTTAGTTGGTTTTGCGTATTTCGTAATGAATGTTTATGATAAACCATTAAGAAAATATTTGACAGACAGGAGAAAAAAATGATTGTGAAAAAGATAATCTTTCGATATCATAAAATTTAAGATGAAAAAATATTACTTAATTTTAATACTTACATTGTTTTTTAATTATTCAAAAGCACAAATCAAAAAAAATCAATCTAAAATGAAAGCAGAAGCAACAGTCAGTTTAATTAATGTTTGTAAAAGTAAGCTTGATATTTTTGATCGTTTTATGAATAAAGGAGCAACCGATGTTGAAATACAGGAACTGGAAAAATTTACAGGTCAAAAATTGCCTGCATCTTATATTCAATTATTGAAAACTTATAACGGAGAAAAAAGAAGTTTGGGTTTCTTGGGAGGATTTGGATATTTAGGTATTGAAGAAGTTAAAAGAGAATGGTTGTTTTTTAAAAATGCTCCCGAAACAAAACCTGAAGCTATTAATCAGGTAAAAAAAATTACCGATATTTTGTATTCCACTAAAAGAATTCCATTTGCTCATGATGGCTCGGGAAATTTTCTTTGTATAGATTTTATTCCAAATACAGACGGTATTTTAGGCCAGATTATCTATCTTCCATGCGGAGATCCTGAGCCAGTTTCAGTAATCGTAGATGACTTTGAAGATTTTCTAAATTTGATAATTGGAAAAATTAAGTCTGAGAAATTGAAGCTAGTTGATGAAAGAGAAGATTGGGACGCAAAAGATTGGGAGAAGGCAGATATTTATTTTGAGAGTACATGGAATGATGATTGGAGTGATATTGCAGAAGAATATAATACAAAAAAATAGTTTCGTTATTCAAAATACAGAACCAATTCGGAGAGGTTGGAGTCGAGAAAAAGATGTCTAAAAAAAATGATTAATGAAATTTTAGGAACAGCATCATTTAGAAACAACAAAATAAAAATAAATGGGCTTTAACCGATTAGAAATTCAAAAACCTGATGAATCGGGCTATTATGTTTTAGATGAAGAATAT
It encodes:
- a CDS encoding YdeI/OmpD-associated family protein; translation: MTAYSENFKVDFYFEKAEKWKAELEQLRDIVLDCHLSEELKWGCPCYTFDGANIVLIHAFKEYFAFLFFKGALMKDPDKILIQQSKNVQAARQVRFRSVQDILAKKEILKKYIFEATEIEKSGKKVDLKKVSEFEIAEELQNKFDSDPDFKKAFYTLTPGRQRGYLLHFSQPKQSKTREARVEKNMPRILEGKGLND
- a CDS encoding SMI1/KNR4 family protein; its protein translation is MKAEATVSLINVCKSKLDIFDRFMNKGATDVEIQELEKFTGQKLPASYIQLLKTYNGEKRSLGFLGGFGYLGIEEVKREWLFFKNAPETKPEAINQVKKITDILYSTKRIPFAHDGSGNFLCIDFIPNTDGILGQIIYLPCGDPEPVSVIVDDFEDFLNLIIGKIKSEKLKLVDEREDWDAKDWEKADIYFESTWNDDWSDIAEEYNTKK
- a CDS encoding DMT family transporter encodes the protein MKKSYLILHTAVLLAGFTGVFGKLISLNEITLVWYRVLFASIILFFVLKIYNIKTLKSFSEIAKISKAGVLITIHWIFFYASIKYSNISIGVVCYCLTSFFTAFFEPILNKKRFNLIQILLSMLTLLGISLIFHFDSSYQLGILLGVISSAFAALYTIYNERLVQFYDSKLINFYQMLGGTIVLGLALPFYFYNFPNQTFIPNLTDIFYLLILASCCTVALYVMFAESLKKIPAFTINLTFNLEPIYSIILAFLFFNEGQSVNFSFYIGISLVMTSVLLQSIISIRNKNTIEHQIS
- a CDS encoding acyltransferase family protein, whose amino-acid sequence is MTTNQSTTAVLETKQHFEILDGLRGIAAFAVVVFHFMEWIFTDPSQNFIGHGFLAVDFFFCLSGFVIGYAYDDRIAKMGLRNFFISRIIRLHPLVIAGSILGLLAFLFDPFGGHLELYSTGKIILTFICSLFLIPFPVIEDRGFNLFSFNAPAWSLFWEYIANIVYALVLYKIRKNFLVVLTLISAVAICYVGYSSGNLIGGWSGPTFWDGCARISYSFLAGLLIYRSNWIIKNKLGFTGLTILLLLAFVMPFSEWNWLTEPFVVLFYFPLLISLGAGAHLKPCLKKICTFSGSISYPLYMTHYAVLWMFGNYFVNYKPNTMQLTCIVTTSVILLVGFAYFVMNVYDKPLRKYLTDRRKK
- a CDS encoding Crp/Fnr family transcriptional regulator; its protein translation is MEELILIINSFQELDLETEQAIKKSFAEEIFKKGEFLVEETKVCNKIYFIKSGAVRRFCIEDGVEVTKWIYTNNQFVTSMSSFFEQKPSFENFQTCEETILYSLSYSDEQALLEYPLFVKFHIKQLRHYLSKLNEFNHLFRLMTAEKKYLFLLESFPQIIKKGKLKHIASLIGVSQETLSRIRASII